From a single Ignavibacteria bacterium genomic region:
- the sucD gene encoding succinate--CoA ligase subunit alpha, which produces MSILVDKKTRLVVQGITGGEGSFHTRQMVEYKTKVVAGVTPGKGGTEFEGIPVFNTVQEAVDIAKANTSVIFVPASFAADAILEAADAGIKVIICITEGIPAADMIPVYHLIRQKGIVLIGPNCPGVISPGKGKIGIMPGFIHKPGNVGVVSRSGTLTYEAVKQLSDLGIGQSTCVGIGGDPVIGSRFIDIIKLFNEDPETEGIVMIGEIGGSAEEEAAEFIKKNVKKPVVGFIAGQTAPPGRRMGHAGAIISGGKGTAAEKMEAMKKAGIKVVNSPAEIGITMKKALDAKSKKKVNA; this is translated from the coding sequence ATGAGCATTCTTGTTGACAAGAAAACCCGCCTTGTAGTACAAGGGATTACGGGAGGAGAGGGATCTTTTCACACCAGACAGATGGTGGAATATAAGACAAAGGTAGTTGCGGGAGTAACACCCGGAAAAGGTGGAACTGAGTTTGAGGGAATACCCGTATTCAATACAGTTCAGGAAGCAGTGGATATAGCAAAAGCCAACACTTCTGTTATTTTTGTCCCTGCATCGTTCGCTGCAGATGCCATACTTGAAGCTGCAGACGCAGGAATAAAAGTGATTATTTGCATTACCGAAGGGATTCCTGCGGCTGATATGATTCCTGTCTATCACCTGATCAGACAAAAAGGTATCGTACTTATTGGACCAAACTGCCCCGGAGTTATTTCCCCCGGAAAAGGAAAAATTGGAATTATGCCGGGTTTCATTCATAAACCCGGAAATGTTGGCGTTGTCTCCCGTTCCGGAACTTTGACTTATGAAGCTGTAAAGCAATTAAGTGATCTCGGTATCGGGCAGTCAACCTGTGTTGGAATTGGTGGAGACCCCGTCATTGGTTCAAGATTCATTGACATTATAAAACTGTTCAATGAAGATCCTGAAACCGAGGGAATCGTAATGATTGGTGAGATTGGCGGATCCGCTGAAGAAGAAGCTGCCGAATTTATCAAAAAGAATGTTAAAAAACCTGTCGTAGGATTTATTGCCGGACAGACTGCACCTCCCGGAAGAAGAATGGGACATGCCGGTGCAATTATTTCCGGAGGTAAAGGTACTGCCGCCGAAAAGATGGAGGCGATGAAAAAAGCAGGTATCAAAGTAGTAAATTCGCCTGCAGAGATTGGTATCACAATGAAAAAGGCACTCGATGCCAAATCCAAGAAAAAAGTTAACGCATAA
- a CDS encoding DUF1343 domain-containing protein yields the protein MRNIITLFFLFLPVALFGCQKNPAADSGDPAKTAENKKFKNGVDVFLEEKVSELAGKRVGVVTNHSAITADGKHLVDALHFDKKINISAVFGPEHGFRGDAAAGKKIDDSKDEKTGLPVYSLYGATKKPTAEMLSGVDVMIFSIRDVGVRFYTYISTLYYVMEACGEKGIPVLVIDQPNIIACTYVDGPIVDESLFSFVGITALPIAHGMTVGELAYFFKDDILKRKGIKCEVGVVKMKGYYRETEFDSTGMQWLNPSPNLRSVLAAKVYPGTCLLENTNLSEGRGTEDPFLIFGAPFVNSGELADAISRFPGIKKVETIEFTPRESAAATKPKYLNEKCYGVRIKETSSEFESVKFGFFLLDHLLKAYPGKFEIREKGFNGKAGKNGIREVLEKSGWEAVVQGYKSELQQFMQLRNKYLLYTNLR from the coding sequence ATGAGGAATATTATTACCCTGTTTTTTCTATTCCTGCCTGTTGCTTTATTCGGGTGTCAGAAAAATCCCGCAGCAGATTCAGGCGATCCTGCAAAAACGGCCGAAAACAAGAAATTCAAGAACGGTGTTGATGTGTTCCTTGAGGAGAAGGTTTCGGAGCTGGCAGGGAAACGGGTTGGTGTGGTTACAAATCATTCTGCAATTACAGCAGATGGTAAACATCTTGTTGATGCACTCCATTTCGATAAAAAGATCAATATCTCCGCAGTATTTGGTCCTGAACATGGCTTCCGTGGTGATGCAGCGGCCGGAAAGAAAATAGACGATTCCAAAGATGAAAAGACGGGATTGCCGGTGTACTCATTGTATGGGGCGACCAAAAAACCGACTGCTGAAATGCTTTCAGGGGTTGATGTCATGATTTTCTCGATAAGGGATGTCGGAGTGAGATTCTACACCTACATTTCAACACTTTACTATGTGATGGAAGCGTGTGGTGAAAAGGGGATACCAGTGTTGGTTATCGATCAACCAAATATCATTGCATGCACATATGTGGATGGTCCAATTGTTGACGAATCTCTTTTTTCATTTGTCGGCATAACAGCGTTGCCGATTGCTCACGGGATGACAGTCGGCGAACTTGCATACTTCTTCAAGGATGATATTTTAAAGAGAAAAGGGATTAAATGTGAAGTTGGAGTTGTCAAGATGAAAGGTTATTACAGGGAGACAGAATTTGATTCGACAGGGATGCAATGGTTGAATCCATCACCTAATCTCAGATCGGTACTTGCAGCAAAAGTTTATCCCGGTACCTGTCTTCTTGAGAACACGAATCTTTCGGAAGGGAGAGGTACAGAGGACCCGTTTCTTATCTTTGGTGCTCCTTTTGTAAATTCCGGTGAACTGGCCGATGCAATTTCACGATTCCCCGGCATTAAAAAGGTGGAAACAATTGAATTTACACCCCGAGAAAGTGCTGCGGCAACAAAGCCGAAGTACCTGAATGAAAAATGCTACGGGGTAAGAATTAAAGAAACATCTTCTGAATTCGAGTCTGTGAAATTTGGTTTTTTCCTCCTTGATCATCTGTTAAAGGCTTATCCGGGGAAATTTGAAATCAGGGAAAAAGGATTCAACGGTAAAGCCGGAAAAAATGGAATAAGGGAAGTTTTGGAAAAGTCAGGGTGGGAGGCTGTCGTTCAAGGTTACAAATCGGAACTGCAGCAGTTCATGCAACTTAGAAACAAGTATTTATTATACACTAACTTAAGGTAA
- a CDS encoding choice-of-anchor A family protein, giving the protein MKRINLFILFLSITVSQLFAVVPDSVSNKPSVIPVTPPVMSSGTTVRVFGVGTGQNVSFQFPIGTTMNVWAGTLNGDLNGTAAKFYCIDISHWLATWSNSNPNEYTDDGPTNQYISYILNNYAPFTGTPTATEAAAIQIAIWHFSDGVDASTVTNSTIKNRALSIIADANANSNSGSILSTLLFNPGTQSIPVGQNAVFNLTAYNASFQTMQGVNVDFASTSGSLSFSSAVTDATGTVSNLILTQGSQNTATVSATAHHIIPQGTRYIHKTRPNDQQKIVLATPVNTIVTTNASVTWVSSADLSISKTASSTSGNHGDVITFTITVTNHGLSGATNVAVTDHLPSGLTFNSASASQGSYNSNTGVWTVGSLANGASATLQMTTTVNLQSLNSNYFNLGPATGYNLFVLNDAFQPSSDTEGKVAVGHNAHFAGYSVGDKLTFAPGTEDVLVVGNDLTYISGAVYSGNVVYGHSTNLPINAVSINNGSLRQGSVVDFAAASSYLLNLSTSLSTYPANGSVTFQWGGLELNGTHPLLNVFNVDGAQLSQANNMAINVPNGSVVLVNISGTSVSWRGGLTVTGTSISNVLYNFHQATNVTIQGIDIRGSILAPKADMNFVTGVINGQMICKNFTGQGQMNNTGFTGNIPVDANVMNIAEITHSDQYDPDSTPNNGITTEDDYASVTVHLFNYTGGSGGSGGSGGSGGSGSGTGNWTTQGQFMSNEFIWAITSDNNGNLLIGTIGGKIYRKNGSTFERINSTMTVGYVWSIAVDGSGTIYAGTEQGLFKSTNGGTTWSLTSLTGKDVRAIKIDQSGNLYAGTWGFGVLKSADQGASFTSLNTGVLSTAIHALAIDASGNIYAGSFGGGIIKSTNGGAAWTDLNSGFPHIWALTISPNGNIYAGTYGAGVIRSTNNGTTWTSTPVGQAFIYGVTTDANNNVYAASWSNGIFGSSDNGSTWTNLGLSGLGAGSVFSTPSSNVVWAGTESGVLYSLDSPMSVKTTGATVPVEYNLSQNYPNPFNPSTVIRFAIPTESSVTIKVYSITGEMVATILNEVKTAGEYEVSFDAAALPTGVYIYKIDAGKFSSTKKMMLVK; this is encoded by the coding sequence GTGAAAAGAATCAACCTTTTTATTCTGTTTTTATCAATCACCGTATCACAGCTTTTTGCAGTGGTACCTGATTCAGTTTCTAATAAACCTTCGGTTATCCCGGTAACACCACCTGTGATGTCAAGCGGCACTACCGTGAGGGTCTTTGGAGTAGGAACCGGACAAAATGTCAGTTTCCAGTTCCCAATCGGGACAACTATGAATGTCTGGGCAGGAACTCTTAATGGAGATTTGAACGGGACAGCAGCAAAGTTCTATTGCATAGACATTTCACACTGGCTTGCTACATGGTCTAACTCGAATCCAAACGAATATACTGATGATGGTCCTACCAACCAGTATATTTCCTACATTTTAAATAACTATGCTCCTTTTACGGGAACTCCAACTGCAACTGAAGCAGCAGCAATTCAGATTGCAATCTGGCACTTTAGTGATGGAGTTGATGCAAGCACAGTAACAAATTCAACAATTAAAAACAGGGCATTGAGCATAATAGCCGATGCGAACGCGAATTCAAACAGCGGTTCGATACTCTCAACTTTGCTCTTTAATCCCGGAACACAATCGATTCCTGTGGGACAGAATGCAGTATTTAATCTTACAGCATATAATGCATCCTTCCAGACTATGCAGGGTGTGAATGTTGATTTTGCATCCACTTCAGGAAGTTTGAGTTTCTCATCAGCAGTTACAGACGCTACCGGAACAGTAAGCAATCTGATACTTACTCAAGGCTCACAGAATACAGCAACAGTGTCAGCGACTGCACATCATATCATTCCACAGGGAACCCGTTACATTCACAAAACCAGACCGAATGATCAGCAGAAAATTGTTTTGGCAACTCCTGTGAACACAATAGTGACAACTAATGCAAGTGTAACCTGGGTTTCATCAGCAGATTTAAGCATTTCGAAAACCGCCTCTTCTACAAGCGGTAACCACGGTGATGTCATCACTTTCACCATCACAGTTACCAACCATGGTTTAAGTGGAGCAACAAATGTTGCTGTAACTGATCATCTTCCTTCAGGATTAACTTTTAATTCTGCCTCAGCATCACAGGGAAGCTACAACAGCAATACCGGTGTATGGACAGTGGGAAGTCTTGCAAACGGAGCTTCAGCAACCCTGCAGATGACGACAACCGTTAACCTTCAGTCACTAAATTCAAACTATTTCAATCTTGGACCTGCAACAGGTTACAACCTGTTTGTATTAAATGATGCATTTCAGCCTTCATCCGATACAGAAGGAAAAGTTGCTGTCGGACACAATGCACACTTTGCCGGATACAGTGTTGGTGACAAACTGACATTCGCTCCCGGAACTGAGGATGTGCTTGTAGTAGGCAACGATCTTACCTACATCTCGGGCGCTGTTTATTCGGGAAATGTTGTTTACGGTCATTCAACGAATCTCCCGATAAATGCAGTAAGTATCAATAACGGTTCACTAAGACAGGGAAGTGTAGTCGATTTCGCAGCCGCTTCCTCATATCTCTTAAATTTGTCAACTTCACTCTCCACCTATCCTGCAAATGGAAGTGTAACCTTCCAGTGGGGTGGTTTGGAACTGAACGGAACTCATCCACTGCTGAATGTCTTCAATGTAGACGGTGCACAACTTTCACAGGCAAATAATATGGCAATCAATGTGCCAAACGGTTCAGTAGTACTCGTAAACATCAGTGGAACCAGTGTAAGCTGGAGAGGCGGACTCACAGTTACAGGCACATCGATCAGCAATGTACTTTACAATTTCCATCAGGCTACCAATGTAACCATTCAGGGCATTGACATAAGAGGTTCGATTCTTGCTCCAAAAGCAGACATGAACTTTGTAACCGGTGTAATTAACGGTCAGATGATTTGCAAAAACTTCACAGGTCAGGGACAGATGAACAATACCGGATTTACGGGAAACATCCCTGTTGATGCAAATGTGATGAATATTGCTGAAATAACTCATTCAGATCAGTATGATCCTGATTCAACACCGAACAATGGAATTACCACAGAAGATGATTACGCTTCAGTAACAGTACACTTGTTCAACTACACAGGTGGATCGGGTGGCTCAGGCGGATCCGGTGGATCGGGTGGTTCAGGATCAGGAACCGGCAACTGGACAACACAGGGTCAGTTCATGAGCAATGAATTTATATGGGCAATCACATCTGACAACAATGGTAATCTCCTTATAGGAACCATTGGTGGAAAAATCTACAGAAAAAATGGCTCAACATTTGAAAGAATCAATTCAACCATGACCGTTGGATATGTATGGTCAATCGCGGTGGATGGATCGGGCACCATATATGCGGGAACAGAACAGGGATTGTTCAAATCCACTAACGGTGGAACCACATGGTCGCTGACTTCGCTCACAGGCAAAGATGTAAGAGCGATCAAGATAGATCAATCAGGTAATCTGTATGCAGGTACATGGGGCTTTGGAGTACTTAAATCAGCAGATCAAGGTGCTTCATTTACCTCATTGAATACCGGAGTACTTAGTACTGCCATTCATGCACTCGCAATTGATGCCTCCGGCAACATATATGCGGGCTCATTCGGTGGTGGCATTATCAAGTCGACCAATGGTGGAGCAGCCTGGACAGATCTTAACTCAGGTTTCCCTCACATTTGGGCACTTACGATCTCGCCAAATGGAAATATTTATGCCGGAACATATGGTGCCGGTGTCATCAGATCAACAAACAACGGGACTACCTGGACCTCCACACCGGTCGGACAGGCATTCATTTATGGAGTAACGACAGATGCAAACAACAATGTTTATGCGGCTTCATGGTCAAATGGTATTTTTGGAAGCTCAGATAATGGAAGCACTTGGACTAACCTGGGGCTCTCAGGTCTCGGTGCCGGTTCGGTATTCTCAACACCTTCTTCGAATGTCGTATGGGCAGGAACAGAGAGTGGAGTACTCTACTCACTCGACTCACCAATGTCTGTCAAGACCACAGGTGCCACAGTACCGGTAGAGTACAACCTTTCGCAGAATTACCCGAATCCTTTTAATCCTTCAACGGTTATCAGATTCGCCATCCCGACCGAAAGTTCGGTGACAATAAAGGTTTACTCGATCACAGGAGAGATGGTAGCAACCATACTCAACGAAGTAAAAACTGCAGGTGAATATGAAGTCAGTTTTGATGCTGCAGCACTTCCTACAGGTGTCTACATTTACAAGATAGATGCAGGTAAATTCAGCAGCACAAAAAAGATGATGCTCGTGAAATAA
- a CDS encoding NUDIX hydrolase, with the protein MPISRWKKLKSREYHRNPFWNYRIDDFVIPSTGFKGKYYYVDTNGSSMVIPVNEKGNLLLVEQYRYLNKRFSLEFPCGGIKTDSTPEETAMLELREETGYSARKITKIGKFCPFNGVTNENCFVYFALDLVPDMKKPDETEELNVVELTVSQFETLVIQGKIFDGMTLAAWAMAKHRIVEKLR; encoded by the coding sequence ATGCCAATTTCCCGCTGGAAAAAACTTAAGAGCCGGGAGTATCACAGAAATCCTTTCTGGAATTACCGCATTGATGATTTTGTGATCCCCTCTACGGGGTTCAAAGGAAAATACTATTATGTGGATACTAACGGCTCTTCCATGGTCATACCGGTCAACGAAAAAGGGAATCTTCTGCTTGTCGAACAATACCGTTACCTGAACAAGAGGTTTTCGCTTGAATTCCCGTGTGGTGGAATCAAAACCGATTCAACACCCGAAGAAACTGCCATGCTGGAATTAAGGGAGGAAACAGGTTATTCTGCAAGAAAAATTACGAAAATAGGCAAATTCTGTCCATTTAACGGTGTGACGAATGAAAATTGTTTTGTTTATTTTGCCCTCGATTTGGTTCCCGACATGAAGAAACCTGATGAAACAGAGGAGTTGAATGTTGTGGAATTAACCGTCTCTCAATTTGAAACACTTGTCATTCAAGGTAAAATATTTGATGGTATGACACTTGCCGCCTGGGCTATGGCGAAACACCGCATCGTGGAGAAACTTCGATGA
- the ndk gene encoding nucleoside-diphosphate kinase, which yields MLSNLTFAIIKPDAVRNNYVGQIITMITEAGFKVKAMKMTRMSVDSAKGFYEVHKERPFYGELVEFMSSGPCVPLMLEKENAVADFRKLIGATDPAQAEEGTIRKKYAGSKAENAVHGSDSDENALIEISHFFSRDERLNNYPL from the coding sequence ATATTGAGCAATCTGACTTTTGCAATCATTAAACCTGATGCAGTAAGAAACAATTATGTCGGTCAAATTATCACAATGATAACCGAAGCCGGATTCAAAGTAAAAGCGATGAAAATGACGAGAATGAGCGTGGATTCAGCGAAAGGATTCTACGAAGTTCACAAAGAGAGACCATTCTACGGTGAGCTGGTTGAATTCATGTCATCAGGACCCTGTGTACCATTAATGCTCGAAAAAGAAAATGCAGTCGCTGATTTCAGAAAACTGATCGGAGCCACTGACCCGGCACAAGCCGAAGAAGGCACAATCAGAAAAAAATATGCCGGCAGTAAAGCTGAAAATGCTGTACACGGTTCCGACAGTGATGAAAATGCGCTTATAGAGATTTCCCATTTCTTTTCCCGTGATGAACGGTTGAATAACTACCCTCTTTAA
- a CDS encoding alpha/beta hydrolase codes for MKTEIEPGTVIAHTDMGDGEPVVFLHGLGSYIPAWNKNLDFLSKHFRCIAVDLPGYGKSSKILHPATMEYYAAVIIYLMKILGYDQFTVCGHSMGGVIALKLAIDHPDKINKMVLVAPGGAETYTDDEKLLIESYLNAEKIISNNDPQIANNVKVNFHRFPHDAQFMIDDRIAIRNSPEFLLHATIIARSALGVINSDVPYRLGEIRTPTLGLFGERDKLIPNTFVHPTLTPADIIETFRSKISNITINTYHETGHFIQFEQPHSFNSDFLKFMMQ; via the coding sequence ATGAAAACCGAAATTGAACCGGGAACCGTCATCGCCCACACTGACATGGGCGATGGCGAACCCGTCGTCTTCCTTCACGGTCTTGGCAGTTACATTCCCGCCTGGAACAAAAATCTGGACTTCCTCTCAAAACATTTCCGTTGTATAGCTGTCGACCTTCCCGGATATGGTAAATCGTCCAAAATTCTCCATCCTGCAACAATGGAATACTATGCCGCGGTGATCATATATCTGATGAAAATTCTGGGTTATGATCAATTTACAGTATGTGGACATTCAATGGGAGGGGTTATAGCATTAAAACTCGCGATCGACCACCCTGACAAAATTAACAAAATGGTTCTTGTTGCACCCGGAGGAGCGGAAACCTATACTGATGACGAAAAGCTCCTCATTGAAAGCTATTTGAACGCAGAGAAGATAATCTCGAATAATGATCCGCAAATTGCCAATAATGTTAAGGTCAACTTCCACAGATTCCCTCACGATGCACAGTTCATGATCGACGATCGTATAGCGATAAGAAATTCACCTGAATTCCTCCTGCACGCCACTATAATTGCAAGAAGCGCTCTCGGGGTAATCAACTCTGATGTACCTTACCGGCTTGGTGAAATTAGAACTCCCACACTAGGACTCTTCGGTGAACGGGACAAACTGATTCCAAATACATTCGTCCATCCAACACTGACCCCTGCGGATATCATCGAAACATTCCGAAGTAAAATTTCAAACATCACCATAAATACATACCACGAAACAGGCCATTTTATCCAGTTCGAACAGCCTCACAGTTTTAACAGCGATTTTCTTAAGTTTATGATGCAATAA
- a CDS encoding alpha/beta hydrolase, whose product MKKIFAIALTGLFLFTGCAGFKYTDAPALQFQDVDYSYPTKTVLENPSVAYADLGSGDNTLILIHGLASNAGFWRYVAPELAKKHRVIVVDLPGYGKSQKGDYPYTLSFYAETVKKLIETLKLKNVSLVGHSMGGQISMIFALKYPGLIKSIVLAAPAGFERFQYGEGEWLRNALTPKGVRLNPEDGIRRNLASNFYSWDDKWEWMVEERARNAKATEMKEFTYAVLKCVGAMLDEPTWNRLQNITVPTLIVYGKQDGLIPNPYLNPGFTEDIFKPGAAKIPNSKLVEIDQCGHMLIIEKASEVNKAILDFIK is encoded by the coding sequence ATGAAAAAAATATTTGCAATTGCGCTTACAGGACTCTTCCTTTTTACAGGATGTGCGGGCTTTAAATACACAGATGCACCGGCACTTCAATTTCAGGATGTCGATTACTCATATCCAACGAAGACCGTTCTCGAAAATCCGTCTGTGGCTTATGCTGACCTTGGGTCGGGTGACAACACATTGATTCTGATTCACGGCTTGGCAAGCAACGCCGGATTCTGGAGATATGTTGCTCCCGAGCTCGCAAAAAAACACAGAGTAATTGTTGTCGATCTTCCCGGTTACGGCAAATCACAAAAAGGTGATTACCCTTATACTCTCAGTTTTTATGCTGAAACGGTCAAAAAATTGATCGAAACTCTCAAACTGAAAAATGTTTCATTAGTTGGTCACTCGATGGGTGGGCAGATTTCGATGATTTTCGCCCTGAAATACCCCGGATTGATTAAAAGCATCGTTCTTGCTGCCCCGGCAGGTTTTGAACGATTCCAGTATGGGGAAGGGGAGTGGCTTAGAAACGCACTGACCCCCAAAGGTGTTCGCCTGAACCCCGAAGACGGTATCAGAAGAAATCTGGCGAGTAATTTTTACAGTTGGGATGACAAATGGGAATGGATGGTGGAGGAGCGTGCCAGAAACGCAAAAGCCACTGAGATGAAGGAATTCACTTATGCGGTGCTGAAATGCGTAGGTGCGATGCTTGACGAACCCACCTGGAACAGGCTCCAAAACATTACTGTGCCGACACTTATTGTTTATGGAAAACAGGATGGACTTATCCCTAATCCGTATCTTAATCCCGGATTCACTGAAGATATCTTCAAACCCGGTGCTGCTAAAATTCCAAACAGCAAGCTGGTTGAAATCGATCAGTGCGGACACATGTTGATAATAGAAAAAGCCTCTGAAGTCAATAAAGCCATACTCGATTTCATAAAGTAA
- a CDS encoding nodulation protein NfeD, giving the protein MKSKTSLLICTIVILLSSFGFSQSTVYRVTFNEEISLSLVPYLKRALELATKEKADALIVEINTFGGRVDAATQLKDLLIDAKIPTIAFVNKRAISAGALITLSCKKIAMAPGSTIGAATVVDQEGKKGSEKYQSYMRAEMRSTAQKNGRNPKIAEGMVDERVVIPGLVDSTQLVSLDDAEAVNLKMADTIVNSAKAAAEAFGYSNPLIIDVKTNWAEEFVRFLNNPIIASLLIMLGLAGVYTEIKTPGFGVPGILGIVFLTLFFGSSLILDLASWFEVVLFILGLAAILVEIFLIPGFGVAGVVGILLMIASLFFSLVNTEGYFDSSLIQMAIIQLGSAIFGFFFLGFLAYKFLPNTRTFKNFVLDTESGSKSGFTSAPDHSGLVGKEGTALTVLRPAGTALIEGTRYDVVTQGDYIEKDSPLKVILVEGVRIVVQRRM; this is encoded by the coding sequence ATGAAATCAAAAACTTCGCTTCTAATTTGTACAATCGTAATCCTTTTAAGTTCCTTCGGCTTTTCTCAATCGACCGTTTACCGTGTTACATTTAATGAGGAAATCTCTCTTTCCCTTGTCCCTTATCTAAAAAGGGCACTGGAATTGGCAACAAAAGAGAAGGCTGATGCTCTGATTGTGGAGATAAACACCTTTGGTGGCAGAGTTGATGCTGCGACTCAACTGAAAGACCTGCTGATTGATGCAAAAATTCCTACCATAGCTTTTGTGAACAAAAGAGCCATTTCAGCGGGTGCACTCATCACCCTCTCCTGCAAAAAAATTGCCATGGCACCCGGGAGCACAATCGGAGCTGCTACGGTGGTTGACCAGGAGGGTAAAAAGGGTTCTGAAAAATATCAGTCGTATATGCGTGCTGAGATGAGATCAACGGCTCAAAAAAACGGCAGAAATCCTAAAATTGCTGAAGGCATGGTCGACGAAAGAGTTGTCATACCCGGGCTGGTGGATTCTACCCAACTTGTCTCCCTTGATGATGCCGAGGCAGTGAACCTGAAAATGGCTGACACAATAGTCAACTCGGCAAAAGCTGCGGCGGAAGCTTTTGGTTACTCCAATCCCTTGATCATCGATGTGAAAACCAACTGGGCTGAAGAGTTCGTAAGATTTTTGAACAACCCGATTATCGCCTCCCTGCTGATAATGCTCGGTCTCGCGGGTGTCTATACCGAAATCAAGACTCCCGGGTTCGGAGTACCGGGGATACTTGGCATTGTATTTCTCACCCTGTTTTTCGGATCCTCTCTAATACTTGATCTGGCTTCGTGGTTCGAGGTGGTGCTTTTTATCCTCGGACTTGCTGCGATTCTGGTTGAAATATTCCTCATACCCGGATTTGGAGTTGCAGGGGTGGTCGGAATCCTCCTGATGATCGCCTCGCTGTTCTTTTCACTGGTTAATACCGAAGGATATTTCGACTCTTCCCTTATTCAGATGGCCATTATTCAGTTGGGTTCGGCAATTTTTGGATTCTTTTTCCTCGGATTTCTTGCATATAAGTTCCTGCCAAACACCAGGACATTCAAAAATTTCGTACTGGATACTGAATCGGGTTCTAAATCCGGCTTTACTTCGGCTCCGGATCATTCCGGACTTGTCGGAAAGGAAGGCACGGCGCTGACAGTCTTAAGACCTGCCGGCACGGCGTTGATTGAGGGAACGAGGTACGATGTTGTGACTCAGGGAGATTATATCGAGAAGGACTCACCTCTCAAAGTAATTTTGGTGGAGGGTGTGAGAATAGTGGTTCAGAGACGGATGTAA